In Populus nigra chromosome 1, ddPopNigr1.1, whole genome shotgun sequence, one genomic interval encodes:
- the LOC133671688 gene encoding protein DMR6-LIKE OXYGENASE 1-like, giving the protein MSPTMLQQVDAHHRSLSEPKNGPFTYTDPLSEVPTLSGVDTSVDGSTPIIDMEGLLGPQRSEVVKQIGHACEKNGFFAVKNHGIPEMKINNMLDTARDFFHLPEEERLKFRSSDPNSIIRLVTGFQDKTRNIFVSRQSLKFHCHPVEDFKNQWPSTPPSFREKVGEYCASVRKVEVAILEAISESLGLKRDYIGKILKGHYVSINFYPACQESELDVTYGVRTHTDPTLITILMQDDVPGLQVINDDKWIDVNPIPNAVVVHVGDMLQALSNCRYKSLLHQAIVNCEKERVSIASYCYPSDDAGIGPAKKLIDDDHPAIYKDFTYKEFHESMWRVKCSTAKRLDLFKAESD; this is encoded by the exons ATGTCTCCCACTATGCTGCAACAAGTTGATGCCCATCACCGTTCATTATCAGAGCCCAAAAATGGTCCCTTCACCTACACTGATCCCCTTTCAGAGGTTCCAACTCTCTCTGGTGTTGATACATCAGTTGATGGCTCTACCCCTATCATCGACATGGAAGGTCTTCTCGGTCCTCAGCGCTCTGAGGTCGTCAAACAGATTGGCCATGCATGCGAGAAAAACGGCTTTTTCGCG GTCAAGAACCATGGAATTCCAGAAATGAAGATCAACAACATGCTAGACACGGCAAGAGATTTCTTCCACTTGCCAGAAGAAGAAAGGCTGAAATTTCGCTCATCTGACCCTAACAGTATCATCAGGCTGGTTACAGGTTTTCAAGATAAGACCCGGAATATCTTTGTTTCAAGacaatctttgaaatttcactGTCACCCCGTCGAAGATTTCAAGAACCAATGGCCCTCGACTCCTCCTTCTTTCAG GGAAAAGGTTGGTGAATATTGTGCAAGTGTTAGAAAGGTGGAGGTAGCAATACTTGAGGCCATATCAGAGAGCTTAGGCCTGAAAAGAGATTATATAGGCAAAATATTGAAAGGACATTATGTATCCATCAATTTCTATCCAGCTTGTCAGGAGTCAGAACTAGATGTCACTTACGGAGTCAGGACTCATACTGACCCAACTTTAATCACTATTCTGATGCAAGATGATGTGCCTGGACTTCAGGTTATTAACGATGATAAGTGGATTGATGTTAATCCTATTCCTAATGCCGTCGTTGTCCATGTTGGAGATATGTTGCAG GCACTTAGCAATTGTCGATACAAGAGTTTGCTTCATCAAGCTATAGTGAATTGTGAGAAAGAGCGTGTATCCATTGCCAGTTATTGCTATCCATCAGATGATGCGGGGATAGGACCAGCTAAGAAGTTGATAGACGATGATCATCCAGCAATATATAAAGATTTTACGTACAAAGAATTTCATGAATCCATGTGGCGAGTCAAATGTTCAACTGCTAAGCGTTTGGACTTGTTCAAGGCAGAAAGTGATTAG
- the LOC133684973 gene encoding protein DMR6-LIKE OXYGENASE 2-like: MTLLDAISESLGLERDYIEKRLGGHYVSLNYYGACEQSELELTYGVRGHTDPTIITMLLQDDVPGLQVLSEGKWMDVNPIPDTVVVHVGDLLQAISNHRYKSLLHQAIVNCEKERMSIASYCYPSSDATIGPPKKLIDNDHPAIYKDFTFGEFSKQMWKVITPTDKRLDIFKCSAA, from the exons ATGACACTACTTGATGCAATATCAGAGAGCTTAGGCCTGGAAAGAGATTACATAGAGAAGAGATTGGGTGGACATTATGTATCATTGAACTACTATGGAGCTTGTGAACAATCAGAACTAGAGCTTACTTATGGAGTGCGTGGCCATACTGATCCAACTATAATAACTATGCTGTTGCAAGATGATGTGCCTGGACTTCAGGTTCTAAGTGAGGGAAAGTGGATGGATGTTAATCCTATTCCAGACACGGTGGTTGTCCATGTTGGCGATCTTCTGCAG GCAATTAGCAACCATCGATACAAGAGTTTGCTCCATCAAGCTATAGTTAATTGCGAGAAGGAGCGTATGTCCATCGCCTCTTATTGTTATCCATCATCTGATGCTACAATAGGACCTCCTAAGAAGTTGATAGACAATGATCATCCAGCAATCTATAAAGATTTCACATTCGGAGAATTCAGCAAACAGATGTGGAAAGTAATAACGCCAACTGATAAGCGCCTGGACATTTTCAAGTGCTCTGCTGCCTGA